AGAGTCTAAGCCATATATATGCAGCTAGATAAGTGTACCCTGAGAACGGTTAGATTGTAAACATGGTGTAATATACTTCCCACTCAGGAAATATTAACGTTAGTTAGAAACTAGACCAAGGCTGCATGCTGCAGAACCCCATTTAAACTAACTAGTAGCAGTGGCTAACTAGTGTTCAGTCAGTCATATAGCAACTCGCGTACCCACCTCATCAACAGTCCGCCTCGGAAGATGCAGCATCCCGAGCAAGATTTTTAGCTTTACTGGAGGCGACAAACTCGAAAAACACAACCGTATATTGTCGATAACTGAAACAGTGAGGAGTGAAGCAATACTAGAAGGCGCCCAAAGTTCGTCTGTTGATCCTAGTTTATTATGGAGCCACAGGCCGGTATCGCTATCCTTCATCGACGCCATCTTGGAAAAAGAAGCGTTTTGAGTTCGGGCATTTTAAAAGGCTACCTAGCTAAGAAAACTTAGAACGGTTGGTTAGGACACACCCACCATGTTCATGCTGAGTGCTAACGTGGATCCTTGGGACGTTCTTacactaaaccctaaccttaaaccattttaaatgtcgTCCCAAGGATTCTACATATCAAGGACCCCATGTTCATGTCGAGGGAGATCAAAGGAACACACATCTCTCTTACCTATCCAAAAAACAAATGTAATTTTACATGGCCTTTTGAAAATATTGAGTTTACAGAACATTTGAGATGTACGTCTGTAACATCATTGCTGTTTGACTCTAATGGGAATGCTGACTTCCCTTTTGCAAATAAATCTAATAATACAAACCCTTTTCTTGAAATTGACTTGGAGAGTGCACTAATGTGTAGGAATTAATGGTCCGTGTACGTGCGGATAATATTTATTGTACAACCATTTCTGTATAAGGTCATGCAAATAAGCGACTGCGAAGAAATGTGAACAATATTAGCGAACCAGTGAGGCCAACATTCAATTTGTGATGAATAAGTTAAATGAAGAAAATAATTTAGCGTAGGCCTAATTTTACGGAATTTGTGGAGGGATAATCCGTTTGCCTAATTTACAGTTGCCACAGTCACAAAAACTACatcctaaccacactgctaaatgTATGCTTAACATTAAATTAATTACATCTTTATGAGCCAATTTTGGTTTTGTGGCTGTGGCAACTAGTGACTACCCTCAAAGGGTTTTATACGCATGCGCCTTCTGCCCTTTGAATTAATATTCAACAGAATCGTCTTGAGGTGGGCGTCTTTCGGCAGGCtacattgtttttattttctttaaaatATCACCCACAGTGAGTAGGCCTACATTAAATGTTATACTGTTCTTAGTTATATTTCCGATATTTTTCTTTATGAAAAAAAGATTGGCCCATTTAAAACGTGATCTCCGCATCTGTGATGTTCTTATGGATGCTGGTGTTGCTTTCTTTAGTCGTGGAAACGTAGCCTACAATCGTTTTCATATATCCTATCAATGCTTCGTTTATAAACGTAATTATATATCATAAGGAATCATATGCTAAAATTCGCCATCTCCATTTTCCAGGTCTTTCTCTTGACATCTTGCACCGAGCATCAGTATGGTATCGAGCGGCTATTTGCAAGCGGTGATGCTGCTTTTAGCGGTGCAGCTCTTGTGTTTTAGGCCAAGTGATGCTGAGCAGGAGGCAGGGACGGTAATCCCTGCTGAAAGTAAGTGGTTTTATTTAATATATTGTCTTTGTTGCATTTGCGATTATACACAATGAGCGGCTGTTACTGTAGTGTGGAAGAGTATTGTCTAGGtgtataaagatttttttttaaattctaggCCCAAACACAATCAATTATGATTGATTGCCTAATCGATAGGTTATACCAATTGACAACAGCAATTGAGGAAGTGTATCAGCAGATAGGTATTGATTGTAAATATAAACGTCTtaaaatattgtttttgttttcacTAATGCAGTAGCCTATAATGAATCATAATGAACACAGTTTTTATATTTTGTCACGTTGTCTTGCAGGTCGTCCCTGTGTGGACTGTCATGCATTTGAATTCATGCAGAGGGCACTACAAGACCTTAAGAAGACTGCTTTCAACCTTGATGCCCGGGTAACAGTTGCGATCCCTTTCTTTCTAGTTCCACTTTATGTTACAGCCTGtcattttattaggatccccattagctgttgcgtaaagcagcagttactcttcctggggtccacacaaaacatgaaatatGACATAATAGAGAACATTACTAGAGAAGAACAGCTCatggacagaactacatcaatttaCTAACTATTGTATTTACACATCGTTACACTTAATGCTTGAAGTGGGCCGTAGTTGTCCACCTTTGATTTTCTATTGATTGAGAACTGGCACCTGTTAAAGAATATTGTATTGCCTTTAATATATGATAAGTACCAGCAGTGGtatagtggtgcctggagaagtgggtatactctaatttgacacacaaaaaaaacagccCGCCTGGCGAAGGAAATGTGTGAAAAAGTGTATGTTTTCCTATAGTTTTTTTCAGGTTTTCACTCTCaatcacacttttttttttaaatagaagaACAACTATGCTTTAAGGCAACAATGGGTAAGCAAAGCAGGTATTGCAAAAGTTTGGTCCGAAGTCTTATTTGAATCTTTGCGATGCGCAATTCAGTCATCATGCGGTGTTTGAACATTTCTAAAGGCTTTCACAAAACCTTCCCAATTAAATGTAGACTGCAAAGTAGGTCTACCTGGTAGAATGATATGATGATGAATCGGAAGTGCATTTGTTTTTCAAACTCTGCCATCACGTACACTGTAGGTCTACATTGTATAGTACAGCAACACTGTTAGCCAAAAGGTCTCATGCTAGGTGCACAATTGAATTAATGGGCATCTAAACCCTCCCAGAATATTTCCGTTttatttttcccagacctcaaaatgGTCTCCTTATGTGGTTAATTCGCATTTACTGGTATAAGTTGAAATGCCTTTCCTACCAGCTACGAGCTACCGATGTCGTTTTTCTGTGAGATGCTCCTGGTTGAGAGTTGTGTACACTTGCTGACAGATTAATATTATTAAAATGTGAGTATACGCAATGCCCCCACTACCCCACTGTGTACCAGCACCTAAAATGAGTACCAGCACCTAAAATGAGTACCAGCACCACTTCAAGCACTGGTTATGGCTGGGATAGTACTGAGTTGCTCCCTATAGACGCAGTAAAGGGGTCAATGGAACGCAGACCCTTCCATTGACCAGATTAGCACACATTTGACAAATTTGATCTAACTAAGTGGATATTTGTCAAATCCATCATGATTTATGTATTGTAACAGACCCACAATGTGGTTACTTAAGTTCGATTTGGATATATTTGGAAGTTGTCgctgcataacatttagaagttgtcccttttcaggtttagaagatgtgactgctaaatgctaactcctgTTCGTATAAACTGGTTAGCATAGCTAGCGTACATAAATCTGTGGTGGTAGTCCAGTCATTTTTAACTGTAATACAGTTGATTGGTTAAGATGACATGAACATTtgttggggttgacatccatacaagcattatactCCGGTTTCTACCTCAACATATTGTGAAATACAGGGGGCGCAACTTTgattttagaagtgggggggacatttacatttttttatccaGTCAactaaacactccaaacagcctacctgaccactcagagatgtccacatggtcctaaagcacaaccttacctcgttttgtatcacactCCAATGATAAAACCAGTacaaaaaaatgcaatttcagaatgttggGGGGGACATCTCCCCTTTGTCCCCAGTGAATGTTGCGCCTCTGGtgaaatacacacataaacaatagcctaaatgtaaGCAATTTTTTCTGTGTTGAAATAAGGAGATTTGGGATCTTTCCTCCCCGGCCCTTTCCCCCACATGTTGCCATGGAAATTACAATGTTTTGGTCGAGTTCGATGGACCTTTTTACCACATCTATACCCTGGCCTGCTGTATACCTACCTGTAAAGTTCCTCTACAAGTCTTAGC
This Oncorhynchus clarkii lewisi isolate Uvic-CL-2024 chromosome 21, UVic_Ocla_1.0, whole genome shotgun sequence DNA region includes the following protein-coding sequences:
- the LOC139378908 gene encoding NELL2-interacting cell ontogeny regulator 1; the encoded protein is MVSSGYLQAVMLLLAVQLLCFRPSDAEQEAGTVIPAESRPCVDCHAFEFMQRALQDLKKTAFNLDARTETLVLRAERRALCDCMPTNTLR